AAGATAAGTTGGTTTACGCTTAAGTTATCAATGAAAATCTTTCCTAAACAATCAACAGATGAATTAATTGAGTTAACTTGATCAAATCGACGATTCAAATTGCATCAGTTAATGGTTAAGCTAACTCCGACATTTATCTATGTTTGTATCCATCTTTATTCTCACTGTTTGTGTTTGATTCTTGTAATTTCAATTATGCTCATTCCGTGTTCATTCATTACATCAAttacatattatatttttcacatTCATACATTGCATATAATTGCATCTGGTATTAGgaattctattatttttaatcattgcAAATTCTTATGTTATCCCACTTCTTTGGTCATAATTGGATAAAATTTGTGTAATTCGTAAGAATATAATCTCAATAGAGATGATAATCAACTTGGTGCGACCAATAGAGTTTATATAGGTTTGCATATTGCATGAAAATTGCATTATTCATAACATTAATCTACCGGAAGTCCTATTCATCATTagtttttatatacttttatttatttggatTCGGTATATAATTATCTTATGCATATGAATTGTAACTAGTATTCACTAGATTCAAATAATGAAGTAATATTTAGTGTAATAATTGATTTCGTTGATGTTGATGATATGAAGGTGAAagtgaaaaaacaaaatgtaaaatattcaaaagcaactataaaaaatagataaatatagaCTTATGAATTAACACCATACATGTGAAATTGCACTGGAACAAAAAATAAGGCTCTTAATTCAACATAGATTGTATACTTTTTCATTAACAAAAACTCAAATACAAATTAACCACAACAATATTTAACataattcattgaaaaaatttcaaatagcTTTAGACGGAAGCTTAATACACGGGAGGCGGGGGTGAGTTGTAGAGGTAGGGATGATATGGAGGAGGTGATGGAGATGGTGGGGGTGGAGagttgtaaatataaggaggtGGCGGTGAAGGTGAAGGAGGTGGTGGTGATTTATAGATATATGGTGGAGGAGGTGATGGCGAAGGTGGAGGTGGAGATTTGTAGTAGTATGGAGGAGGAGGTGAAGGTGAAGGAGGTGGTGGTGACTTATAGACATAAGGTGGAGGAGGTGATGGAGATGGTGGAGGTGGGGATTTGTACACATATGGAGGAGGGGGTGAAGGAGAAGGAGGAGGAGGGGACTTATAATAATATGGTGGAGGAGGAGAAGGGGATGGTGGGGGAGGAGACTTGTAAACATATGGAGGTGGTGGGGATGGAGATGGTGGGGGTGGGGACTTGTAGACATATGGAGGGGGTGGTGAAGgggatggtggtggtggtgacttGTAGATATATGGGGGAGGTGGTGAAGGAGATGGAGGAGGAGGAGACTTATATACGTATGGAGGTGGTGGTGAAGGTGATGGTGGGGGTGGGGACTTATAAACATATGGAGGTGGTGGGGATGGGGATGGTGGAGGTGGTGACTTGTAGACATATGGTGGAGGGGGTGAAGGGGATGGTGGGGGTGGGGACTTATAAACATATGGAGGTGGTGGAGACGGGGATGGTGGAGGTGGTGACTTGTAGACATAAGGAGGAGGAGGGGAAGGGGACGGAGGTGGAGGTGAGTTGTAAACATATGGTGGGGGAGGAGAGGGTGATGGTGGAGGAGGAGACTTGTAGACATATGGTGGTGGAGGTGACGGTGATGGTGGGGGTGGGGACTTATAAACATATGGAGGGGGTGGGGATGGAGATGGTGGAGGTGGTGACTTGTAGACATatggaggtggtggtgatggaGAGGGTGGTGGTGGACTCTTATAGACATATGGTGGGGGAGGTGATGGAGATGGAGGAGGTGGTGACTTGTAGACATATGGAGGAGGAGGTGACGGGGATGGAGGTGGTGGTGACTTATAGAcatatggtggtggtggtgatggagAGGGTGGTGGTGGACTCTTATAGACATATGGCGGGGGAGGTGAAGGAGATGGAGGAGGTGGTGACTTGTAGACATATGGAGGAGGAGGTGACGGGGATGGAGGTGGTGGTGACTTATAGAcatatggtggtggtggtgatggagAGGGTGGTGGTGGACTCTTATAGACATATGGCGGGGGAGGTGAAGGAGATGGAGGAGGTGGTGACTTGTAGACATATGGAGGAGGAGGTGACGGGGATGGAGGTGGTGGTGACTTATAGACATATGGAGGAGGAGGTGAGTTGTAAACATACGGTGTGGGAGGAGAGGGTGATGGTGGAGGAGGAGATTTGTAAACATATGGTGGTGGGGGTGAAGGTGATGGTGGAGGTGGAGAATTGTAGTAATATGGTGGAGATTTGTGGACATAAGGAGGTGGCGGTGATGGAGACGGTGGAGGTGGGGACTTGTAATAATAAGGAGGTGGTTTGAAATAATGTGGTGGTTGTGCTCCATGATATGGTGGTTTGTGATAATAAGGTGGTTGTCCATGACTTGGTGGTGTTGGGTGTGGGTAGTAATTGCTTGGTTGTCCTGCATAATAAGGCTTTTCATTATCAGAAGCAACACTGCTTGCAAGTATGCAAAATGCTATTGCATAGATGAGTTGAGGCCAATGCCTCAACCCAAATGAAGTTCCCATTTTCTCTAAATGTGTGTATTCCTATACCCAGTTCTTTGAAGAGTGTAAGCTAGTGAGTAGTTAGTTTACTGTGATTGCTTAAGTTTGTATTCTAACTCTTTATATAGTGTTTCCCAAgcataaattataatattaatttctcAAATACATTATGACAGCCTGGCTTAATGTTTTAACTTATATTCTTATTTCCAGGATGGTGTGCTTCCAATGTCTTTTGTTCATACCATTTGGTATGTATTTGGTATTTTAATACTTGATATATATTGTGGTTTTTCATTGAATGAGTTAATGTTTTCCACAAACGAGTATGAACAAAGTCAATGAAATGAGTAGGTGATGATAACAATGTAACTTTGAATgagttatttttcatatatgaaCAACCAATATTAGTGAAAACGCGTCAGAGCAGGCTTAGTTCTGATTATTTTCCTTGGCTTTTAGAGAGAACAGGCAAGCAAAGCATGAATATGATGGAGTTTTTTTTGCTGCCCCATGAGTTTTTCAAACACCATGCGCTACTTAAATAATGGGcggtgttatttttttttcctcaaatttctcattttatagcattcattacttaagtagcgatgagtaaaaatatgacacaCGAGAAACTCATAGGACGGTAAAAGAAACTTCTAAGCATGATTGAGAGGTTGAAGTGTGAAACAGTTGATAAAGTCAAATTAGTTCCAAACTTGTTAGAACTATCTAATACtcatatgaaatgaaataagtgtctaaatttggaccaaatacatgtAGGTTTTTACTTATAATACATGTAGTACGAaataatacattattttttatgtaatatAAGCAAATACAttcatgtatttggtttatatttGAACTCATTATATTGAACCAAATcatatttcttataaaattttctattttcatttcctATAATTAGTGTTAATTTATTTGTTAACAAGAAGATATATTAAACTCTTGAAATAAACtattgtatatattatttattttttttaggtaattgtatatatttttataaaacaataaaaaaggtacatttttttttattattttcaaaaatatatcaactcTAACCaaccttctttcttctttcacaCAATTGTTGATTCTTAAAATCTCACATCTTGAACACATATTTTGCTATAATTTTTGTTCCACTATTGTCGGTGAATGAATAAACTTATTCAGCTTAACTACTTTTCTTATGAATATGGAACAcactttatatttatttatttattttggtacataacaaactttataattatattataataatgacaAATTGTTATACGTACCGTAGGAAAATATACTTGTAACTTAAATTATCTTGATTGACTTGGTGTATACAGTTACTGTCTATCGCAATCGACcttcataagttatttttataattcttaTCATCACTGTCATTGTATGTACATATTTAGCCTCTTGTTCAAAACAACCATTAGTTCTATTAAATCTTTTGATCAATTCCACCATGAGTTCGACGGTGGaaatgttttgattttcttttttaatgtaCTAGTAACataattctttttatttcttattttgttaCACGTACGAACCGTTTAACGGTGATTTATCTGTATTGAGAACATATTAGACACAAAGTGAGTTATCTACTTTTGACCGAATTTTGTCTCCAAACGCAAGAGCCGTGAGTTCTCCCCtcttaattgaattttttttatctctataGCAAGAGTTTGATATTGCTCTATATGGGTTTGAGTCCGCACACAAAGTGAGTTCTCACTGAATTTTCGCTCTATAACCAAGAATCCAAGATTGTATCCGTAACCACTTGTTTAAAAGGGTGCAAATATGTGACACTATTTGAATGAATTcaaacccaaaatcttaagattAAAAGACTAAACTATTACCCGAGTCGGTCAGTACCTCAAATGTAATTACATTGtttatttgattaaattaataacacaaaacaaaaatatcaattatcacGTGAATCTTTTTAATATTTCAGTTGGTCTCTCTAATTAACTATGATATTGTACAGAAATTGTATAACTCTTATTTCCTATATTTTTTCTGCAATTCTTATTACATCAGTATTTGTGCAAATCCCAGCACACAGGACTTCTATATATTATTAGGATAATTTTGTAagtattatgtaattttttacttatttacaTTTAAGGTGTGTGATTATTGCCACTAAACTATTtgacgaaaataaaataaaattgctgGATGTAAAATTAGAGGTCACTTGGTTGAGAGAAATTGTTCTTCAACCAGTCATCCTAGAGGTACTTAGTTCGAGACTCTGCGCTGAGAGAGCAGAAAATTAGTTGTTTGTGGAAGTTACACACATTATCATTCTAGATGAGCTCATAGCATAATTAATATGTGTGACGATTAGTTGCTTATGTGCCTCCAGCTCACCATTGATTGAAGATTTCATTTTACATCGTGTTGAAAAATGCTAATCACAATTTTTGCAACATGGCCCGCATTTATTTCCCATTTGCTTCCCACACTCTTAGTATCCGAAAATGGCATGATGGGAAGAATTCTAATCAAACTCAAAGTGGTGCACCATTCACTATTTATGATTCATAGATTAGATGGAAAAATGTATCTTCAGGTGCCGGAGTTTGAAATGTTTTTATGGGAAGGCCATTTTTTaatgtgcatatatatatatatatatatatatatatatatatatatatatatatatatatatatatatatatatatatatatatatatatatatatatatatattcacatCATAACGTAACATGTACTTTTCGTGGTGCAATAGtttgtttgttcattttattttacttgcTAACTAAGGTTCAAATCTAGCATTTTGCAATAATAGTATAGTATTTTTTTGTTAAGCAGTGTTACTTAACCAACAGACCACATAACACAATTGTTATTAAAACACagttgataatatatattatttaactataataTGTGTATATACttatagaaaatgaaaattttggatGCAACCACTCAGATGCTATCAAGATTGTACTGTGTGACACCCAAAATCTTTctaaattaattattagttgtttttatttgttatttgatCTACATGATGAACTATTGGTGCTAAATATGGGTGATTAAGTTAAGTATATCTCAAAATTAAGTTAATTtagttgattttgtttttaaggCGCGAGAGTTTTGAGAAGTTTTGACTGCACTTTTAATTGGAAAGCTTGTTTATGTAAGGACATTTGCTAACAATAGTATGTATGCTTAAAAGCAGAGTATGTTTGTATACATGTTTGTTTCATGTGCTAagtggtaaatgaaatatacctggttaatatatataatatatatacttgATTAAGTGTTTTGATGTACGTATTGAATATTTCTATCTTACATATGATTTGGACGATCTATGGTGTTGATTGCTTCTATAATTACATATATTGGATGATATATAAGTTGTTGCATTTGTATAAGATGATGAGTTGTATGCTCGTGCATTTCATGGTTAAGCGTGTGCGTGTGGTAGAGGCGACTGCATTGAGTGGAGATTTTCTGTGAGTGGATCGTCCACTCCTGTAGGATTTTATTAAAGCCAGTGTTGGTCATACACAATCCGATGCAGAGTGTTAACTTTCAGAATTATTTGCACTGACTTAAACTCATTGTAATTAGGATATTGTGCATTATTGAGTTGATGTGGACTCAATTGCTATGTTTCCTGTCATGACATATTATTTACACTGCTTTGCTTTGTATTCatatatatgttgtttttagATTGTAACCTTCTATAATGATTGTGGACTGGGATGAATACTACAAGTTCTAGTAGTCGGGGATGCGTGAGAATCGTGAGGACAATGAGGGTGTAGCAGAGTGTCGACTTGGATTGGTGATCAAAAGCCTTGAAGCTTGATGTCACTGGTGGAAGTCCTTGTTCTAGGTTAAGGGTCAACTTAGGGTTTTATTTAGATTGGTTATTTCCCTCCTTTATTTTGGAGTTCTATTGTTGTTGCGATAATATTTTAATCggataatatttaaaaaaatttccctcCTTTATTTACCCCCTGTGCTATTAAAAATCAGAATTTACTAAATTTTATAAGAgagattaaaacaaatttataattaaatgatacaaatacataataatatatcatGATACACAAATCCAAAATACAACTTTTATTACAATGAACACCTTAATACAAATGAGgactttattaaaaataacacaACATGGATcataatataattattgaaaatgTGAAAATGCAAATTATCAAGCTTAATAGGCAGGGGGTGGAGGTGTGCTATATTGGTAGGGATTATATGGTGTAGGTGGGGACTTGTAAACATATGGAGGAGGTGTTGGTGGCTTGTAGACGTATGGTGGTGATTCGTAGACATATGGGGGAGGTGTTGGTGGCTTGTAGACGTATGGTGGTGATTCGTAGACATATGGGGGAGGTGTTGGTGGCTTGTAGACGTATGGTGGTGATTTGTAGACATATGGGGGAGGTGTTGGTGGCTTGTAGACGTATGGTGGTGATTTGTAGACATATGGAGGAGGTGTTGGTGGCTTGTAGACATATGGTGGTGATTCATACACATATGGGGGAGGTGTTGGTGGCTTGTAGACGTATGGTGGTGATTTGTAGACATATGGAGGAGGTGTTGGTGGCTTGTAGACGTATGGTGGTGATTTGTAAACAtatggaggaggtggtggtgattTGTAGACAtatggaggaggaggaggtgaTTTATAGACATATGGTGGTGGAGGTGGCGACTTGTAGACATAAGGTGGAGGAGGTGGTGAGTTGTACACATAGGGTGGAGGTGGTGGACTGTTATAGACATATGGTGGAGGAGGTGGCGACTTGTAGATATATGGAGGAGGTGGTGATGGTGGAGGAGGAGATGGATAAACATAAGGTGGAGGAGGTGGGGACTTGTAAACATATGGAGGAGGTGGAGGTGATTTGTAGACATAAGGAGGTGGCGGTGATGGTGGAGGAGGAGACGGGTAGACATAAGGTGGAGGAGGTGGAGACTTGTAAACATATGGAGGAGGTGGAGGTGATTTATAGACATAAGGAGGTGGCGGTGATGGTGGAGGAGGAGACGGGTAGACATAAGGTGGAGGAGGTGGGGACTTGTAAACATATGGAGGAGGTGGAGGTGATTTGTAGACATAAGGAGGTGGCGGTGATGGTGGAGGAGGAGACGGGTAAACATATGGAGGAGGTGGAGGTGATTTATAGACATAAGGTGGAGGAGGCGGGGACTTGTAAACATATGGAGGTGGTGGAGGTGATTTATAGACATAAGGAGGTGGAGAGTTGTAGTGATATGGTGGGGGTTTGTAAACATAAGGTGGGGGTTTGTAAACATAAGGAGGTGGTGGTGACGGCGGAGGAGATTTATAGTAATTATATGGAGGGAATTTGTACTCATAAGGAGGTGGAGATTGATAGTTATATGGAGGGAATTTGTATGGAGGTGGAGATTGATAGTTATATGGAGGGAATTTGTAAGCATATGGAGGTGGAGATTGATAGTTATTATATGGTGGTGGTTTGTAATAGTAAGATGGGGGTGTTGTTGGTTGTGGATAGTTGTAGTATGGTTGTTTGCCTTCATGGTAGTAAGGGTTGTCATCAGCAATAGCAAGAGTCTTAATAGCAATTATGCAAAATGCTATTGCATATAGGAGTCGAGGCAATGGCCTCGCTCCAATTTTGGTTCCCATATTCTCTCTTAAGTGTGTAACcctatatat
This portion of the Trifolium pratense cultivar HEN17-A07 linkage group LG3, ARS_RC_1.1, whole genome shotgun sequence genome encodes:
- the LOC123918647 gene encoding extensin-2-like, with the protein product MGTSFGLRHWPQLIYAIAFCILASSVASDNEKPYYAGQPSNYYPHPTPPSHGQPPYYHKPPYHGAQPPHYFKPPPYYYKSPPPPSPSPPPPYVHKSPPYYYNSPPPPSPSPPPPYVYKSPPPPSPSPPTPYVYNSPPPPYVYKSPPPPSPSPPPPYVYKSPPPPSPSPPPPYVYKSPPPPSPSPPPPYVYKSPPPPSPSPPPPYVYKSPPPPSPSPPPPYVYKSPPPPSPSPPPPYVYKSPPPPSPSPPPPYVYKSPPPPSPSPPPPYVYKSPPPPSPSPPPPYVYKSPPPPSPSPPPPYVYKSPPPPSPSPPPPYVYKSPPPPSPSPPPPYVYNSPPPPSPSPPPPYVYKSPPPPSPSPPPPYVYKSPPPPSPSPPPPYVYKSPPPPSPSPPPPYVYKSPPPPSPSPPPPYVYKSPPPPSPSPPPPYIYKSPPPPSPSPPPPYVYKSPPPPSPSPPPPYVYKSPPPPSPSPPPPYYYKSPPPPSPSPPPPYVYKSPPPPSPSPPPPYVYKSPPPPSPSPPPPYYYKSPPPPSPSPPPPYIYKSPPPPSPSPPPPYIYNSPPPPSPSPPPYHPYLYNSPPPPVY
- the LOC123918650 gene encoding extensin-2-like isoform X2, whose amino-acid sequence is MGTKIGARPLPRLLYAIAFCIIAIKTLAIADDNPYYHEGKQPYYNYPQPTTPPSYYYKPPPYNNYQSPPPYAYKFPPYNYQSPPPYKFPPYNYQSPPPYEYKFPPYNYYKSPPPSPPPPYVYKPPPYVYKPPPYHYNSPPPYVYKSPPPPPYVYKSPPPPPYVYKSPPPPPYVYPSPPPPSPPPPYVYKSPPPPPYVYKSPPPPPYVYPSPPPPSPPPPYVYKSPPPPPYVYKSPPPPPYVYPSPPPPSPPPPYVYKSPPPPPYVYKSPPPPPYVYPSPPPPSPPPPYIYKSPPPPPYVYNSPPPPPYVYNSPPPPPYVYKSPPPPPYVYKSPPPPPYVYKSPPPPPYVYKSPPYVYKPPTPPPYVYKSPPYVYKPPTPPPYVYESPPYVYKPPTPPPYVYKSPPYVYKPPTPPPYVYKSPPYVYKPPTPPPYVYESPPYVYKPPPYVYKPPTPPPYVYKSPPTPYNPYQYSTPPPPAY
- the LOC123918650 gene encoding extensin-2-like isoform X1; translation: MGTKIGARPLPRLLYAIAFCIIAIKTLAIADDNPYYHEGKQPYYNYPQPTTPPSYYYKPPPYNNYQSPPPYAYKFPPYNYQSPPPYKFPPYNYQSPPPYEYKFPPYNYYKSPPPSPPPPYVYKPPPYVYKPPPYHYNSPPPYVYKSPPPPPYVYKSPPPPPYVYKSPPPPPYVYPSPPPPSPPPPYVYKSPPPPPYVYKSPPPPPYVYPSPPPPSPPPPYVYKSPPPPPYVYKSPPPPPYVYPSPPPPSPPPPYVYKSPPPPPYVYKSPPPPPYVYPSPPPPSPPPPYIYKSPPPPPYVYNSPPPPPYVYNSPPPPPYVYKSPPPPPYVYKSPPPPPYVYKSPPPPPYVYKSPPYVYKPPTPPPYVYKSPPYVYKPPTPPPYVYESPPYVYKPPTPPPYVYKSPPYVYKPPTPPPYVYKSPPYVYKPPTPPPYVYESPPYVYKPPTPPPYVYESPPYVYKPPTPPPYVYKSPPTPYNPYQYSTPPPPAY